A genomic window from Silene latifolia isolate original U9 population chromosome Y, ASM4854445v1, whole genome shotgun sequence includes:
- the LOC141632068 gene encoding uncharacterized protein LOC141632068, whose amino-acid sequence MSIISLRSILDANKLSGNNFNDWYQNLRSVLMHEKLIDVIDKPANVAPQKGESNASALDAYAKYFEQSTTTKCIILASMSPELHRQNESMTPAHIIAHVKKMYESESRTSIHRISKSSFKIRI is encoded by the coding sequence ATGTCAATTATTTCACTGCGAAGCATTCTTGACGCTAACAAACTGTCTGGTAACAATTTTAATGATTGGTACCAGAACTTAAGAAGTGTTCTCATGCATGAAAAGCTAATCGATGTGATCGATAAGCCCGCTAATGTAGCACCTCAAAAGGGAGAAAGTAATGCAAGTGCATTGGATGCATATGCAAAGTACTTTGAACAGAGCACTACTACAAAGTGCATTATTTTGGCTTCCATGAGTCCTGAACTTCATAGGCAAAATGAAAGTATGACTCCTGCACATATCATTGCACATGTTAAGAAGATGTACGAGTCTGAGAGTAGGACTAGTATCCATCGGATATCTAAGTCCTCATTTAAAATCCGAATCTGA